From one Triticum aestivum cultivar Chinese Spring chromosome 4B, IWGSC CS RefSeq v2.1, whole genome shotgun sequence genomic stretch:
- the LOC123095027 gene encoding peroxidase N — translation MEPLRDHGASCLLMIIMVVLCLAAPAQGQLSDDFYDDSCPKLESIVQARVAAAMKAEIRMGASLLRLHFHDCFVNGCDGSILLDGAESEKLAAPNFNSVRGYEVIDAIKADLEKACPGLVSCADVVALAAKYGVLLSGGPDYDVLLGRRDGLVANQTLANNNLPSPFDNITVIIQRFKDVGLNTTDVVILSGAHTIGRSRCVLFSSRLANFSATNSVDPTMDPALASSLQQLCRGGDGNQTAALDAGSADAFDNHYFKNLLAKKGLLSSDQGLVSSPDGAAATRALVQAYSYNSQRFLCDFGDAMVRMGNIAPLTGSAGQIRKKCSAVN, via the exons ATGGAGCCTCTCAGAGATCATGGTGCGAGCTGCTTGCTGATGATCATCATGGTGGTGCTGTGCCTGGCCGCCCCGGCTCAGGGCCAGCTGAGCGACGACTTCTACGACGACAGCTGCCCGAAGCTGGAGAGCATCGTCCAGGCGCGCGTGGCCGCCGCGATGAAGGCCGAGATACGGATGGGCGCCTCCCTGCTCAGGCTccacttccacgactgcttcgtcaaC GGGTGTGACGGGTCTATCCTCCTGGACGGGGCCGAGAGCGAGAAGCTGGCGGCGCCCAACTTCAACTCGGTGAGGGGGTACGAGGTCATCGACGCCATCAAGGCCGACCTCGAGAAGGCCTGCCCGGGGctcgtctcctgcgccgacgtcgTCGCGCTCGCGGCCAAATACGGCGTACTCCTC AGTGGAGGTCCTGACTATGATGTTCTTCTGGGGAGAAGGGACGGCCTGGTGGCGAACCAGACCTTGGCCAACAACAACCTGCCAAGCCCGTTCGACAACATCACCGTAATCATACAGAGGTTCAAGGACGTCGGTCTTAACACAACAGACGTGGTCATCTTatcag GAGCCCACACGATCGGGCGGTCGCGGTGCGTGCTCTTCAGCAGCCGGCTGGCCAACTTCTCGGCGACCAACTCGGTGGACCCGACGATGGACCCGGCGCTGGCGTCCAGCCTGCAGCAGCTgtgccggggcggcgacggcaacCAGACGGCCGCGCTGGACGCCGGCTCCGCCGACGCCTTCGACAACCACTACTTCAAGAACCTGCTGGCCAAGAAGGGCCTCCTCTCCTCGGACCAGGGCCTCGTCTCCAGCCCCGACGGTGCCGCCGCCACCAGGGCCCTCGTGCAGGCCTACAGCTACAACAGCCAGCGCTTCCTCTGCGACTTCGGCGACGCCATGGTCAGGATGGGCAACATCGCCCCCCTCACCGGCTCCGCCGGCCAGATCCGCAAGAAATGCAGCGCCGTCAACTGA
- the LOC123092855 gene encoding F-box/kelch-repeat protein At3g17530: MAAKETERRSFGDLPEELIPEILACVPPKHLLRFRAACKAWCDLAADPAFIRKHHSRQPAQPLLLAYDEHCLEAVNLSTNRRRAVMRVTVSGRVPSIGSDVLALHGSCDGLLLLGFRETFLVCNPATRQGAHLRLLFRDGPEFLGFYKHAASGEYRVLYHLVEGLDGEYSYYVLSLGSQQAIRDIELLTSSAAVAAGLARGLESSSTSPPVLFRGRLHWRPQRSQEGNILVFDTDAESFSWIPAPAEAMLGERHHTQLFEMDGTLAVFCCHQSAQKSVIWFMEDYEQMNWVKHPVELSFTPAYDPAVLYQGGDVLVLESDMLVFESPGKLSHYDKMDKLQGSVNCFARGLRITPHVLKESLILPEFLRKQQKDGTCQWFPELEFP, from the coding sequence ATGGCGGCGAAGGAGACCGAACGACGTTCCTTCGGCGACCTCCCCGAGGAGCTGATCCCGGAGATCCTCGCCTGCGTTCCGCCCAAGCACCTCCTCCGCTTCCGCGCCGCCTGCAAGGCCTGGTGcgacctcgccgccgaccccgccttcATCCGCAAGCACCACTCCCGCCAGCCAGCGCAGCCCCTCCTCTTGGCTTACGACGAGCACTGCCTCGAGGCCGTCAACCTCAGCACCAACAGGCGCCGGGCGGTCATGCGGGTTACGGTGTCTGGCCGCGTGCCCTCCATTGGGTCCGACGTGCTCGCGCTCCACGGGTCCTGCGACGGCCTGCTCCTCCTCGGCTTCCGCGAGACCTTCCTCGTCTGCAACCCCGCCACGCGCCAAGGTGCTCACCTGCGGCTGCTGTTTCGTGATGGCCCGGAATTCCTGGGGTTCTACAAGCACGCCGCTTCTGGGGAGTACCGGGTGCTGTACCACCTGGTCGAGGGCCTCGACGGGGAGTACTCCTACTACGTCCTCTCGCTGGGATCCCAGCAGGCGATCAGGGACATCGAGCTGCTCacgtcgtcggccgccgtggccgccgggCTGGCGAGAGGGCTGGAGAGCTCCAGCACATCGCCGCCCGTCCTCTTCCGCGGCAGGCTGCACTGGCGGCCGCAACGGAGCCAAGAGGGCAACATTCTGGTGTTCGACACCGATGCTGAGTCATTCAGTTGGATCCCTGCCCCCGCGGAGGCGATGCTGGGCGAGCGCCACCACACGCAGCTGTTTGAGATGGACGGCACGCTTGCCGTGTTCTGCTGCCACCAATCTGCACAGAAGTCGGTCATCTGGTTCATGGAGGACTACGAGCAGATGAACTGGGTCAAGCACCCGGTTGAGCTGTCCTTCACACCTGCTTATGATCCGGCTGTCCTGTATCAAGGGGGGGATGTGCTGGTGCTGGAATCGGATATGCTGGTGTTTGAAAGCCCTGGCAAGCTGTCGCATTATGATAAGATGGATAAACTTCAGGGATCTGTCAACTGTTTTGCTCGGGGCCTCAGAATTACTCCACATGTGCTCAAAGAGAGCCTCATCCTCCCTGAGTTCCTTCGGAAGCAGCAGAAGGACGGTACCTGCCAATGGTTCCCCGAGCTTGAGTTTCCCTGA
- the LOC123095028 gene encoding peroxidase A2 — protein sequence MVRGAHYGGACAVLLAAAVALGLGVRGGAAQLDDKFYDGSCPGVHKIVRRVLREAHKADARIYASLTRLHFHDCFVQGCDGSILLDNSTSIVSEKYAKPNNNSARGFTVVDDVKAALEKACPGVVSCADVLAIAAKVSVELSGGPRWRVPLGRRDGTTANLTAANSLLPSPRNNLTMLQRKFAAVGLDDTDLVALSGAHTFGRAQCQFVTDRLYNFSKTGMPDPTLDVGYRAQLAGSCPRRHGNRSALNDLDPTTPDAFDKNYFTNLQGNRGFLQSDQELLAAPGAPTAAIVGRFASDEKAFFRSFAAAMINMGNIKPLTGAQGEVRRNCRRVNGS from the exons ATGGTTCGTGGCGCCCATTACGGTGGTGCGTGCGCCGTCCTCCTGGCCGCCGCCGTCGCGCTCGGCCTCGGCGTCCGCGGCGGCGCGGCGCAGCTGGACGACAAGTTCTACGACGGGTCCTGCCCCGGCGTCCACAAGATCGTGCGGCGGGTGCTGAGGGAGGCGCACAAGGCCGACGCGCGCATCTACGCCAGCCTCACGCGCCTCCACTTCCACGATTGCTTCGTCCAA GGGTGCGACGGGTCGATTCTGCTGGACAACAGCACGAGCATCGTGTCGGAGAAGTACGCCAAGCCGAACAACAACTCGGCGCGCGGGTTcacggtggtggacgacgtcaAGGCGGCGCTCGAGAAGGCCTGCCCCGgcgtcgtctcctgcgccgacgtccTCGCCATCGCCGCCAAGGTCTCCGTCGAACTG TCCGGAGGCCCCCGGTGGCGCGTCCCGCTCGGCCGGCGCGACGGCACCACGGCCAACCTCACCGCCGCCAACAGCCTCCTCCCGAGCCCCCGCAACAACCTCACCATGCTCCAGCGCAAGTTCGCCGCCGTCGGCCTCGACGACACCGACCTCGTCGCCCTCTCAG GCGCGCACACGTTCGGGCGCGCACAGTGCCAGTTCGTGACGGATCGGCTCTACAACTTCAGCAAGACGGGCATGCCGGACCCGACGCTGGACGTGGGCTACCGGGCGCAGCTCGCCGGGAGCTGCCCGCGGCGGCACGGGAACAGGTCGGCGCTCAACGACCTCGACCCGACCACGCCCGACGCCTTCGACAAGAACTACTTCACCAACCTCCAGGGCAACCGCGGGTTCCTCCAGTCCGACCAGGAGCTGCTCGCGGCGCCCGGCGCGCCCACGGCGGCGATCGTCGGCCGGTTCGCGAGCGACGAGAAGGCTTTCTTCAGGAGCTTTGCCGCGGCCATGATCAACATGGGGAACATCAAGCCGCTCACGGGTGCGCAGGGTGAGGTTCGGAGGAACTGCAGGAGAGTCAATGGAAGCTAG